A region from the Sutcliffiella horikoshii genome encodes:
- a CDS encoding long-chain fatty acid--CoA ligase has protein sequence MMNVPMTVSSMLERAERFFPNKEVVSRTLSGVQRLSYRKIGERTRRLSSALEKLGVQKGDRVGTFAWNHHRHLETYFGIPGMGAVLHTINIRLAPEHVTYIVNHAEDVVLFVDEDLLPLVERVKDQLGTVKAFIIMTDKEELPSTTLHPVFSYEDLLEEGDPNFSFVKDIDENDAAGICYTSATTGNPKGVVYSHRSLVLHSYALGLADTAGLSEYDTCMPVVPMFHANAWGLPFAATWFGTTQVLPGPQFTPQLLAELIESENITLTAGVPTIWLGLLNELEKGSYDTSSLRAILCGGSAAPRGMIKAFETKYGIPFLHAYGMTETTPLATVSRLKSHQTDLDEEKMLDIRSMQGLLVPGLEMKIVGAEGEVAWNGVEMGELCLRGPWIADEYFKDERSADAFIDGWLHTGDVVTVDEEGVVKIVDRTKDLIKSGGEWISSVDLENAIMAHEAVFEASVVAIPHDEWQERPVACVVLKEAYVGKVSKQEILDFITPQFAKWWLPDEVIFMEEIPKTSVGKFLKRALRDIVEKEMKSTVE, from the coding sequence ATGATGAATGTACCAATGACCGTCAGTTCCATGCTGGAAAGAGCGGAAAGATTTTTCCCGAATAAAGAGGTTGTGTCAAGAACGCTATCAGGCGTGCAGCGTTTGTCCTATCGAAAAATTGGAGAGCGGACACGACGTTTATCAAGTGCACTAGAAAAGCTGGGGGTACAAAAAGGGGATAGAGTTGGAACGTTCGCATGGAATCATCACCGCCATTTAGAAACCTATTTTGGAATTCCAGGAATGGGTGCAGTGCTTCATACGATTAATATCAGGCTTGCTCCCGAGCATGTAACTTATATTGTTAATCATGCTGAAGATGTGGTGCTTTTTGTGGATGAAGACCTGCTGCCTTTAGTGGAACGGGTAAAGGACCAATTGGGAACAGTGAAAGCATTCATCATCATGACAGATAAAGAAGAGCTCCCGTCGACTACCTTACATCCTGTATTCTCCTATGAAGACTTACTTGAAGAAGGGGACCCAAACTTCTCTTTTGTAAAAGATATCGATGAAAACGACGCGGCCGGAATTTGTTACACTTCTGCTACAACGGGTAATCCGAAAGGTGTCGTCTACTCTCACCGTTCATTGGTGCTTCATAGCTATGCGCTAGGCTTGGCGGATACGGCAGGGTTATCGGAATATGATACATGCATGCCGGTAGTGCCGATGTTTCATGCAAATGCCTGGGGATTGCCATTTGCTGCAACCTGGTTCGGTACCACACAGGTGTTGCCTGGACCTCAGTTCACTCCGCAACTTTTGGCAGAATTGATAGAGAGCGAGAACATTACATTGACTGCCGGGGTTCCGACCATCTGGCTTGGTTTGTTAAATGAATTGGAAAAAGGATCATATGACACTTCAAGCCTCCGGGCAATATTGTGTGGTGGATCCGCTGCACCTCGTGGGATGATCAAGGCCTTTGAAACAAAGTACGGCATACCTTTCTTACATGCGTACGGCATGACGGAAACAACGCCACTTGCCACAGTTTCCAGGTTGAAAAGTCATCAAACAGATTTAGATGAAGAAAAAATGCTGGATATCCGTTCGATGCAAGGATTGTTGGTTCCAGGCCTTGAGATGAAAATTGTGGGTGCAGAAGGGGAAGTTGCTTGGAACGGCGTTGAAATGGGAGAGTTATGCTTGCGCGGCCCTTGGATTGCAGACGAGTATTTCAAGGACGAGCGTTCCGCAGATGCCTTCATCGATGGCTGGCTTCACACAGGTGATGTGGTTACAGTGGATGAAGAAGGTGTCGTCAAAATCGTTGACCGTACAAAAGATTTAATAAAAAGCGGTGGTGAATGGATATCCTCTGTTGACCTGGAAAATGCGATCATGGCACATGAGGCAGTTTTCGAAGCAAGCGTAGTGGCCATCCCGCATGACGAGTGGCAGGAAAGACCAGTTGCATGTGTCGTACTGAAAGAAGCCTATGTAGGCAAAGTTTCTAAGCAAGAGATCCTTGATTTCATCACACCTCAGTTCGCCAAATGGTGGCTGCCGGACGAAGTGATTTTTATGGAAGAAATCCCGAAGACATCGGTAGGGAAATTCTTGAAAAGGGCTTTAAGGGATATTGTGGAGAAAGAGATGAAAAGTACGGTGGAGTAA